TCGCTGCCGGCACCGCGTCACCTCCACCCGTCCCCGCTCCAGCCGAGCCAGCGGACACCCTGCCGGAGCCCGGCACCCACCCCGCAGGAGACGCCTCGTGACCGCGGCCACTTACCAGTACGTCGACCTGCCCGATGCGTCCGTGGTCACCACCCGGGCCCTGCTCACCGCCCGGGAGAACATCGCCGACACCGTCGCCGCGCGCGCCATGATGTGCATCCACGGTGGCGCCGGCTTTGGCAAGACTCTCGCGGTCAACACGTGCCTGCACGAACTCGAACCCGTAGAGGACGTCCGACGGGTCACCTTCCGGGCCCGTCCCACGGCCCGCGCGGTGCGCTACGAGCTGTTCACCGCTCTCGATCTGGCCGGTGAACCGCCGCGCCACCCCAGCGAGTTCGACCGGCTGCTGAAGACGGCCCTGGCCGAGCGCCCCCGCACGTTCCTCGTGGACGAGGCCCAGTGGCTCAACGGGGAGGCGTTCGAATACTTCCGCTACCTGTGGGACGAACCCGCCACTCAGCTCGCGGTCATCTTCGTCGGCGGGGAGGGCTGCCACACCGTGCTGCGCCGTGAACCGATGCTCTCCTCCCGCATCTTCATCTGGCAGCACTTCACCCGACTTACCCCCAGCGAGGTCCTCGACGTCATCCCTCTGTTCCACCCGGTCTGGGCCGACGCTGATCCTGAGGACATCACCTTCGCCGACAGCCACGCCGCGCACGGCAACTTCCGCGCCTGGGCCCAGCTGACCGCCCACACCCGCACCGCACTGGCCCGCACCGGCCGCGCCCGCGTCGACCAGGAGCTGCTGCGTCGGGCCTTCAGCCGCCTCGCCTGACCACCACACCGCCATGCCCATGCCTCTCGCTGCGCCCCGGCCTATCGCTGTGGTCATCGACCGCCATGACGACGCGATCCACACGCACACCGCCCTGGCCGCCCACCATCCGCCGTCCGGCCGGATCACCCTGCACCCCGGCCCGGGCACCACCAGCGAAACCGGCCTCGCCCACGACCTTCTCGTCGCCCTGGGCAAACCGCCCCTGCTCCCGGGCCGCTTTCCCGGCGGCCGTCAGCCCGCCTGGGAAGCCGCTGCCGCCTGGATGACCGCCCTTCCCATCACCCGGCTGACCGTCCTGCGCGCCCACCGCCTCACCGCCCGCCGCACGATGCGCCTGCTACAGCTACATGCCCTCACCGGTATCCACCTGACCTTGGTCTGCCACCGCCCTCACCTTCCCGCCGCTCTGCACCAGGCCCTGCGGACGGCCGACTACGCCCTCACCGCCGACTTCGAGGCAGCCCGCCGCCACTACTACGGCATGCCTATCACCGAACCCCCGCCGGCAGACGAACCCGCCGGGCCGGCAGACGAACCCGCCGGGCCGGCAGACCGCTGGCTCACCCTGCCCGCACTGGACCGCCTCGTCTCCTACGACAGCCCCAGCCCCTGCGCCGCCCCGTGCACGCCGCCCCCGATCGTCTTCCGGCACCGCCCACCGCCCGCTCCGCTCACCGCGCACATCGCCCAGCAGGTCGCCCACCGGCTGCACGCGGCGACCGCACATCCCCGCCTCGCCGCGGCCGTCGCCGCCGCACTGACCACCGGCGCCTCCCTCCAGCAACCCGCCACCGCACGCCCCGGCGACTACGACGACGCCGCGGCCACGCTCGCCCTGCACGACCGAGCTCGCTACACCGACGGCTGCGCCGCCTACCCCGTACCGCCCTGGGCGGGCGTCTTCCTGCGGGCTGCGGCCTGCTTCGCCCGGCTGGTATCCAGCGAGGAGCAGGAGCTGCTCGCCGCGCCAGGCGACCGTGGGCACCTGCTGCGCGTGGCGGAGACGGCCAGGCTGCGCCCGCCACAGCCGCCCGCGGCCCGCCGCAAAGGCCCGGTCGGCCGTGTGGAGTGGGACTGGCGCGAGCGGCAGGAAGCCGAGAGGTACGAAGCGACGCCGGCCAGCCGCGTCAGGACCTCGCGACGCTGAACCCCTGACGCGGTCGCTCGAAGAATCAGCCTCAGCCGATCGAGAAGTCGGCGAACTCGACGTCGCTGAAAGCGATGTGCAGACCGTGGGCCCGGCGGCCCCCTTCGCGAAAGTAGCCGTGGCCCAGCGCGCGTGCCAGGATCACCGTTTGCTGCTGCTCGCCCGCGCCGGCATCCCAGGCGGCGAACAGCTCCCGGGCGACCTCTCCCGGCAGGTCCTGGGTGATCCACCGCACCCGCGGATCATCCGAAGACCCTGCTGGCGCGGCGAACCCGAATCGCGCCCTGGTATGGAAGACGAAGCCTTCCGCCTCGGCCTGGGCACGCCGACGGGCTCGTATCCGGGGCTGCCACCGAGCCAGGACCGCTTCCTCGATCGCCCGGACCTGCATCGGACCCGGCGGACGACGTGCTCCTGGCTTCTTCGTCACCCACCGCTGCACGGTGCGCTGCGACACCCCCAG
The sequence above is a segment of the Streptomyces caniferus genome. Coding sequences within it:
- a CDS encoding ATP-binding protein; this encodes MTAATYQYVDLPDASVVTTRALLTARENIADTVAARAMMCIHGGAGFGKTLAVNTCLHELEPVEDVRRVTFRARPTARAVRYELFTALDLAGEPPRHPSEFDRLLKTALAERPRTFLVDEAQWLNGEAFEYFRYLWDEPATQLAVIFVGGEGCHTVLRREPMLSSRIFIWQHFTRLTPSEVLDVIPLFHPVWADADPEDITFADSHAAHGNFRAWAQLTAHTRTALARTGRARVDQELLRRAFSRLA
- the tpg gene encoding telomere-protecting terminal protein Tpg, translating into AGPAGWPLREADVGQIEQGLERALRTRSVPSSTEARLRFLLAALRGSTQRVATVLGVSQRTVQRWVTKKPGARRPPGPMQVRAIEEAVLARWQPRIRARRRAQAEAEGFVFHTRARFGFAAPAGSSDDPRVRWITQDLPGEVARELFAAWDAGAGEQQQTVILARALGHGYFREGGRRAHGLHIAFSDVEFADFSIG